The following are encoded in a window of Anopheles stephensi strain Indian chromosome X, UCI_ANSTEP_V1.0, whole genome shotgun sequence genomic DNA:
- the LOC118512127 gene encoding phosphopantothenoylcysteine decarboxylase subunit VHS3: MKSLAGGADGGCFTGDDDENEPDDADGNDDDDDDDDDECDADDGNDDDHDGPDCPDDDDDDDDEGDGLDDVSDDGWLDDDRRW, from the coding sequence ATGAAGTCGCTAGCAGGaggtgctgatggtggttgttTCACGGGTGATGACGATGAGAACGAACCCGATGATGCCGATGGtaatgatgacgatgacgatgatgacgatgacgagtGCGATGCGGACGATGGCAATGACGATGATCACGATGGACCAGACTGTccggacgatgacgatgatgatgatgatgaaggcgATGGACTAGACGACGTCAGTGATGATGGCTGGCTGGACGATGATAGACGATGGTAA
- the LOC118512135 gene encoding uncharacterized protein LOC118512135 isoform X2: MASLPLPADTVHRPEFVRHASKHSFRHGNRSDGQDERWNQRSVQQFLDLLEIDFNATSGTEIMRVEEACRSETTLLFTAFAGSSLSEHLWQYFSLIAIQNSLMSATSRQRIEFVITGTALTELSQLFVRVPYEVIDLDTIRCYYIPAACILNSNTHIDIATEKNQLYILNNQAIRFEEILSVPWQQQKQFFNFRPETLNTVHDLLKELRHRAKLYGDEDDVNGLQVVGIHVREDVQLPFEYYYRAITFQRKMHDSGMLLFVVVCENPKGAVCDMLNTQNERIEVIAEHDEPDVDFVLMMLCNHTIVSNERDIFPPLLRGIGNNVVFGKENADSQYGIELANYLENWYIIV; this comes from the exons ATGGCATCATTGCCTTTACCAG CCGACACTGTTCACCGGCCAGAATTTGTGCGGCACGCCTCGAAACATTCCTTCCGGCATGGGAACCGTTCCGATGGCCAAGATGAACGATGGAACCAGCGGTCAGTACAACAGTTTCTGGATCTACTAGAAATTGATTTCAATGCAACGAGTGGGACCGAAATAATGCGAGTTGAAGAAGCATGCCGTTCGGAAACTACGCTGTTGTTTACAGCGTTTGCTGGAAGTTCGCTGTCGGAACACTTATGGCAATACTTCTCGCTCATAGCCATCCAAAACAGCTTAATGTCAGCTACAAGTAGGCAGCGGATAGAGTTTGTCATCACCGGTACGGCATTGACTGAGCTGAGCCAGCTCTTTGTGAG AGTGCCATACGAAGTGATTGATCTCGATACCATACGATGCTATTACATTCCGGCAGCGTGTATATtaaacagcaacacacacatcgaCATAGCAACCGAGAAGAACCAACTGTATATACTCAACAACCAGGCTATACGTTTTGAAGAGATCCTAAGTGTACCatggcaacagcaaaaacaatttttcaa TTTTCGTCCGGAAACGCTAAACACGGTGCACGATTTATTAAAGGAACTGCGCCATCGTGCAAAACTGTAcggtgatgaagatgatgtaaACGGTCTGCAAGTTGTCGGTATACACGTTCGTGAAGACGTTCAGCTACCATTTGAGTATTATTATCGTGCCATTACTTTCCAACGAAAAATGCATGACTCCGGAATGCTTCTGTTCGTAGTGGTATGTGAAAATCCTAAAGGTGCGGTTTGTGACATGTTGAACACACAGAACGAACGAATTGAAGTCATCGCAGAACATGATGAACCTGATGTCGATTTTGTACTAATGATGCTCTGCAATCACACCATTGTTTCGAATGAACGCGATATATTTCCACCATTGCTCCGTGGTATAGGTAATAATGTTGTGTTTGGTAAGGAAAACGCTGACAGTCAATATGGGATTGAATTAGCAAACTATTTAGAGAACTGGTACATCATTGTCTAG
- the LOC118512135 gene encoding uncharacterized protein LOC118512135 isoform X1, which translates to MRYVIGNRVQNSDSADTVHRPEFVRHASKHSFRHGNRSDGQDERWNQRSVQQFLDLLEIDFNATSGTEIMRVEEACRSETTLLFTAFAGSSLSEHLWQYFSLIAIQNSLMSATSRQRIEFVITGTALTELSQLFVRVPYEVIDLDTIRCYYIPAACILNSNTHIDIATEKNQLYILNNQAIRFEEILSVPWQQQKQFFNFRPETLNTVHDLLKELRHRAKLYGDEDDVNGLQVVGIHVREDVQLPFEYYYRAITFQRKMHDSGMLLFVVVCENPKGAVCDMLNTQNERIEVIAEHDEPDVDFVLMMLCNHTIVSNERDIFPPLLRGIGNNVVFGKENADSQYGIELANYLENWYIIV; encoded by the exons ATGCGCTATGTGATTGGTAATCGGGTTCAAAACAGTGATTCTG CCGACACTGTTCACCGGCCAGAATTTGTGCGGCACGCCTCGAAACATTCCTTCCGGCATGGGAACCGTTCCGATGGCCAAGATGAACGATGGAACCAGCGGTCAGTACAACAGTTTCTGGATCTACTAGAAATTGATTTCAATGCAACGAGTGGGACCGAAATAATGCGAGTTGAAGAAGCATGCCGTTCGGAAACTACGCTGTTGTTTACAGCGTTTGCTGGAAGTTCGCTGTCGGAACACTTATGGCAATACTTCTCGCTCATAGCCATCCAAAACAGCTTAATGTCAGCTACAAGTAGGCAGCGGATAGAGTTTGTCATCACCGGTACGGCATTGACTGAGCTGAGCCAGCTCTTTGTGAG AGTGCCATACGAAGTGATTGATCTCGATACCATACGATGCTATTACATTCCGGCAGCGTGTATATtaaacagcaacacacacatcgaCATAGCAACCGAGAAGAACCAACTGTATATACTCAACAACCAGGCTATACGTTTTGAAGAGATCCTAAGTGTACCatggcaacagcaaaaacaatttttcaa TTTTCGTCCGGAAACGCTAAACACGGTGCACGATTTATTAAAGGAACTGCGCCATCGTGCAAAACTGTAcggtgatgaagatgatgtaaACGGTCTGCAAGTTGTCGGTATACACGTTCGTGAAGACGTTCAGCTACCATTTGAGTATTATTATCGTGCCATTACTTTCCAACGAAAAATGCATGACTCCGGAATGCTTCTGTTCGTAGTGGTATGTGAAAATCCTAAAGGTGCGGTTTGTGACATGTTGAACACACAGAACGAACGAATTGAAGTCATCGCAGAACATGATGAACCTGATGTCGATTTTGTACTAATGATGCTCTGCAATCACACCATTGTTTCGAATGAACGCGATATATTTCCACCATTGCTCCGTGGTATAGGTAATAATGTTGTGTTTGGTAAGGAAAACGCTGACAGTCAATATGGGATTGAATTAGCAAACTATTTAGAGAACTGGTACATCATTGTCTAG
- the LOC118512135 gene encoding uncharacterized protein LOC118512135 isoform X3 — translation MLRHLVNVLRFMLQAVRKNIKPLILIASFLTFIWLIADTVHRPEFVRHASKHSFRHGNRSDGQDERWNQRSVQQFLDLLEIDFNATSGTEIMRVEEACRSETTLLFTAFAGSSLSEHLWQYFSLIAIQNSLMSATSRQRIEFVITGTALTELSQLFVRVPYEVIDLDTIRCYYIPAACILNSNTHIDIATEKNQLYILNNQAIRFEEILSVPWQQQKQFFNFRPETLNTVHDLLKELRHRAKLYGDEDDVNGLQVVGIHVREDVQLPFEYYYRAITFQRKMHDSGMLLFVVVCENPKGAVCDMLNTQNERIEVIAEHDEPDVDFVLMMLCNHTIVSNERDIFPPLLRGIGNNVVFGKENADSQYGIELANYLENWYIIV, via the exons ATGCTACGTCATCTGGTTAATGTGTTGCGATTCATGTTGCAAGCAGTTCGGAAGAATATCAAACCACTCATCTTAATAGCATCATTTCTTACGTTCATATGGCTTATAGCCGACACTGTTCACCGGCCAGAATTTGTGCGGCACGCCTCGAAACATTCCTTCCGGCATGGGAACCGTTCCGATGGCCAAGATGAACGATGGAACCAGCGGTCAGTACAACAGTTTCTGGATCTACTAGAAATTGATTTCAATGCAACGAGTGGGACCGAAATAATGCGAGTTGAAGAAGCATGCCGTTCGGAAACTACGCTGTTGTTTACAGCGTTTGCTGGAAGTTCGCTGTCGGAACACTTATGGCAATACTTCTCGCTCATAGCCATCCAAAACAGCTTAATGTCAGCTACAAGTAGGCAGCGGATAGAGTTTGTCATCACCGGTACGGCATTGACTGAGCTGAGCCAGCTCTTTGTGAG AGTGCCATACGAAGTGATTGATCTCGATACCATACGATGCTATTACATTCCGGCAGCGTGTATATtaaacagcaacacacacatcgaCATAGCAACCGAGAAGAACCAACTGTATATACTCAACAACCAGGCTATACGTTTTGAAGAGATCCTAAGTGTACCatggcaacagcaaaaacaatttttcaa TTTTCGTCCGGAAACGCTAAACACGGTGCACGATTTATTAAAGGAACTGCGCCATCGTGCAAAACTGTAcggtgatgaagatgatgtaaACGGTCTGCAAGTTGTCGGTATACACGTTCGTGAAGACGTTCAGCTACCATTTGAGTATTATTATCGTGCCATTACTTTCCAACGAAAAATGCATGACTCCGGAATGCTTCTGTTCGTAGTGGTATGTGAAAATCCTAAAGGTGCGGTTTGTGACATGTTGAACACACAGAACGAACGAATTGAAGTCATCGCAGAACATGATGAACCTGATGTCGATTTTGTACTAATGATGCTCTGCAATCACACCATTGTTTCGAATGAACGCGATATATTTCCACCATTGCTCCGTGGTATAGGTAATAATGTTGTGTTTGGTAAGGAAAACGCTGACAGTCAATATGGGATTGAATTAGCAAACTATTTAGAGAACTGGTACATCATTGTCTAG
- the LOC118512175 gene encoding lysoplasmalogenase, whose amino-acid sequence MTQRAIDKNDNSTISKLIPFITTVILYFSLIQHTDRGSTPSTVLKCMPIFSLLFYVMLTSSKNPTAGKYQKRIMYGLLFSSFGDFLLNYDLFETGMGAFGVAQVFYIWAFGMKPLKLWIGVTLYLSGFFATAVFFGNLNSVIKVCLPFYAILLLTMCWRSLARIEGSNNYLRLVCGIASILFVVSDGIIAFDKFFTTIQSAQTYIMVTYYFAQVGITLSVNDVQLNESTGVKKNSQRQHKKSGTKSN is encoded by the exons ATGACGCAAAGGGCTATCGACAAAAAT GATAATTCTACCATCTCAAAGTTGATACCGTTTATAACAACGGTTATACTTTATTTTTCGCTTATTCAACATACGGATCGTGGCAGTACCCCATCGACGGTGTTAAAATGCATGCCGATATTCAGCTTATTATTTTATGTGATGCTAACGTCATCAAAAAATCCTACAGC GGGAAAATATCAGAAACGCATCATGTATGGacttctgttttcttcttttggtgattttttacTAAACTACGATTTGTTCGAAACTGGAATGGGTGCGTTCGGGGTGGCCCAAGTATTTTATATATGGGCGTTCGGTATGAAACCACTGAAGCTGTGGATTGGTGTTACCTTATATTTGTCAGGATTTTTCG cAACTGCTGTGTTCTTTGGAAATTTAAACTCCGTGATAAAAGTATGTCTTCCATTTTATGCTATTTTATTGTTGACAATGTGTTGGAGATCATTAGCTCGCATTGAGGGTTCCAAC AACTATTTGAGGCTTGTATGCGGCATTGCCAGCATATTATTTGTTGTATCTGACGGAATCATTGCATTTGATAAATTTTTCACTACCATACAATCAGCACAA ACCTACATTATGGTAACATACTACTTCGCGCAAGTAGGAATAACACTCAGCGTTAATGATGTGCAACTTAATGAGTCAACAGGGGTTAAAAAGAATTCACAGAGACAACATAAAAAATCTGGAACTAAATCGAATTGA
- the LOC118512146 gene encoding uncharacterized protein LOC118512146 isoform X1 translates to MSRRTFFNRHRRTGNLYKLNAKRLNRLSNFDESSDDVDTIDDGAGFSAWNAPSANLQSSGEEANSEDPEEATARHGKYGDMSLKECLRYCALVKGIPHETMNLILDVLREKTPYNLPKDARTLLKTSRTAASNIINVEGGLYWYKGVKQCLLNRFRNTTLPAELSLNVSIDGLPLHNSSPATFWPILISVHEMPLAPPMTVAIFHGITKPPSIEEFLRPFVTELNELEEFGLTINNMQHEIKVRAVIADAPARAFLKGVANFNAKHGCLKCTCVGEHNSSSRTVVFTDCDAPLRTDSLFRQFAYGIHHKEPSPFLDLLYIDMIEDIIISDRLHLLDLGIMRKLLKGWVLGRLGQPKWSTATCIAFSKALKAIKLPNEIHRSFRNIQDINYWKASEYSSFLHYASVGVLKDYIADDQYKHFMLFFCAITIFSSNAYRSYWEYGGQLLKSFVTQFPQIYGTRYMTSNVHNLLHVVEEIKKFGPLNTLSAYPFENELQHLKRLLRNGWKNLHQIVNRLSELEDFQSRMNQDAVPSQVNLTKHGSEVIIECNGFKLKKKFQDSWFLTAENQVVQYSRALYTSSTSVVIIGKRFNDHSHYFEEPCNSTGLNICHVNINSKNISKNVECHPEHIKCKLVLNRLDVEGNAVLIPLLHTLM, encoded by the exons atGTCTCGTAGAACGTTTTTTAATCGACATCGGCGTACGGGAAACCTGTACAAGTTGAATGCTAAAAGGCTGAACCGACTGAGCAACTTTGATGAATCCTCTG ATGATGTTGATACTATTGACGATGGAGCAGGATTCAGTGCGTGGAATGCTCCTTCAGCAAATTTACAATCATCCGGCGAGGAGGCGAATTCCGAGGATCCTGAGGAAGCAACAGCTCGGCACGGAAAATATGGGGACATGTCGCTGAAAGAATGTCTTCGATACTGTGCTTTGGTGAAAGGGATCCCTCATGAAACCATGAATTTAATTCTGGACGTTCTCCGAGAAAAAACTCCTTATAATTTACCTAAGGACGCTCGGACACTATTAAAAACGAGCCGAACAGCTGCatcaaacatcatcaacgTTGAAGGAGGGTTGTATTGGTACAAAGGCGTAAAACAGTGCCTTTTAAATCGTTTCCG CAATACGACTTTACCGGCAGAGTTGTCGCTCAACGTATCAATCGATGGGTTGCCGCTGCATAATAGTAGCCCAGCTACATTTTGGCCTATACTGATTTCCGTACATGAAATGCCCTTGGCTCCTCCAATGACGGTGGCTATCTTCCACGGGATAACAAAGCCCCCTAGTATCGAGGAGTTCTTGCGACCTTTTGTGACTGAGCTAAACGAATTAGAGGAATTTGGATTGACTATCAATAATATGCAGCACGAAATCAAAGTTCGGGCTGTAATAGCAGATGCCCCGGCAAGGGCGTTTTTGAAAG GTGTTGCTAACTTTAATGCCAAGCATGGATGCTTGAAGTGCACCTGTGTCGGTGAGCATAATTCTAGCTCGCGTACGGTTGTCTTCACTGATTGCGATGCACCGCTGAGGACAGACTCCTTATTTCGACAATTTGCGTACGGGATACATCATAAGGAACCATCCCCTTTCCTAGATTTACTATACATAGACATGATAGAAGATATAATAATATCGGATCGGTTACATTTATTAGATCTAGGAATTATGCGGAAACTTTTAAAAGGATGGGTTTTAGGGCGGTTAGGGCAACCCAAATGGTCTACTGCCACGTGCATCGCATTTTCCAAAGCTCTGAAAGCGATAAAATTGCCTAACGAAATACACCGTTCCTTCCGTAACATTCAGGACATAAATTATTGGAAGGCGTCGGAGTATAGTTCCTTCTTGCACTATGCTAGTGTAGGAGTTTTGAAGGACTACATTGCTGACGACCAATACAAgcattttatgttatttttttgcgcaataacaattttttcttccaatgcTTACAGATCGTACTGGGAGTATGGTGGGCAGCTTTTAAAAAGTTTTGTCACCCAATTCCCTCAAATTTATGGGACCAGGTACATGACTAGCAATGTGCATAATCTGCTGCATGTGGTTGAGGAGATAAAAAAGTTTGGCCCTCTGAATACTCTATCTGCGTATCCATTTGAAAATGAGCTTCAACATTTAAAGCGCCTATTgagaaatggatggaaaaactTACATCAAATTGTAAATCGATTATCTGAGCTTGAAGATTTTCAAAGTCGAATGAATCAAGATGCTGTTCCTTCGCAAGTCAATTTGACAAAGCATGGCAGTGAAGTAATAATCGAATGTAATGGAttcaagttaaaaaaaaagtttcaagACTCGTGGTTCCTCACGGCTGAAAATCAGGTAGTACAGTATAGCAGAGCTTTATATACATCAAGTACATCAGTGGTAATCATTGGAAAGCGTTTCAACGACCATTCACATTACTTTGAAGAACCTTGCAATTCCACCGGGCTTAACATCTGCCATGTAAATATAAACAGTAAAAATATAAGTAAAAATGTCGAGTGTCATCCAGAGCATATAAAATGCAAGTTAGTATTAAATAGATTAGATGTTGAAGGGAATGCTGTACTAATTCCTTTACTTCATACTTTAATGTAA
- the LOC118512146 gene encoding uncharacterized protein LOC118512146 isoform X2 produces MSRRTFFNRHRRTGNLYKLNAKRLNRLSNFDESSDDVDTIDDGAGFSAWNAPSANLQSSGEEANSEDPEEATARHGKYGDMSLKECLRYCALVKGIPHETMNLILDVLREKTPYNLPKDARTLLKTSRTAASNIINVEGGLYWYKGVKQCLLNRFRNTTLPAELSLNVSIDGLPLHNSSPATFWPILISVHEMPLAPPMTVAIFHGITKPPSIEEFLRPFVTELNELEEFGLTINNMQHEIKVRAVIADAPARAFLKGIFNIKNG; encoded by the exons atGTCTCGTAGAACGTTTTTTAATCGACATCGGCGTACGGGAAACCTGTACAAGTTGAATGCTAAAAGGCTGAACCGACTGAGCAACTTTGATGAATCCTCTG ATGATGTTGATACTATTGACGATGGAGCAGGATTCAGTGCGTGGAATGCTCCTTCAGCAAATTTACAATCATCCGGCGAGGAGGCGAATTCCGAGGATCCTGAGGAAGCAACAGCTCGGCACGGAAAATATGGGGACATGTCGCTGAAAGAATGTCTTCGATACTGTGCTTTGGTGAAAGGGATCCCTCATGAAACCATGAATTTAATTCTGGACGTTCTCCGAGAAAAAACTCCTTATAATTTACCTAAGGACGCTCGGACACTATTAAAAACGAGCCGAACAGCTGCatcaaacatcatcaacgTTGAAGGAGGGTTGTATTGGTACAAAGGCGTAAAACAGTGCCTTTTAAATCGTTTCCG CAATACGACTTTACCGGCAGAGTTGTCGCTCAACGTATCAATCGATGGGTTGCCGCTGCATAATAGTAGCCCAGCTACATTTTGGCCTATACTGATTTCCGTACATGAAATGCCCTTGGCTCCTCCAATGACGGTGGCTATCTTCCACGGGATAACAAAGCCCCCTAGTATCGAGGAGTTCTTGCGACCTTTTGTGACTGAGCTAAACGAATTAGAGGAATTTGGATTGACTATCAATAATATGCAGCACGAAATCAAAGTTCGGGCTGTAATAGCAGATGCCCCGGCAAGGGCGTTTTTGAAAGGtatatttaatataaaaaatggtTGA
- the LOC118512163 gene encoding RNA-binding protein 12-like, translating into MADKDNNLQKRLQCSSSGNPSTTNCRSSSPPPITPSSILKNRLLVPTRSNPPPPSPFVAPECSFTSINRPVVKYASTKENKHGLPYRPPASRKPIIPPKPTVPSKPSIPSKPAIPPKPTVPSKPSIPSKPAISPKPTVPSKPSIPLKPAIPPEPTVPSKPPSSTQSNFGLVDLLNSCPSYSNLSQLDRIERKVDLGLNMMEKMAACINLVLNQVYANGPTVPRNFALDKVNTEEALNKLDSDLQEGNYMAELVNDMTHMLKNISDFNKRLSILMDHVFEKDFLKKCSWTGRGLNCSKISVRKYSAILKLFKIVGGNEVSKLTDDQVENFFIKKLYNIKPVGQLTVKKRRLSDTEGE; encoded by the coding sequence ATGGCAGATAAAGACAACAATTTGCAAAAGAGGCTACAATGCTCTAGCAGCGGAAATCCGTCAACAACAAATTGCCGATCATCATCTCCACCACCAATTACACCAAGttctattttaaaaaatagatTACTCGTGCCAACTCGTTCCAATCCCCCACCACCATCTCCATTTGTTGCTCCTGAATGCTCATTCACATCCATTAATCGTCCTGTTGTAAAGTATGCTTCCactaaagaaaacaaacatggtCTTCCGTACCGCCCCCCAGCCTCCAGAAAACCAATCATTCCACCCAAACCAACCGTACCATCCAAACCATCCATTCCTTCCAAACCAGCCATACCGCCTAAACCAACCGTACCATCCAAACCATCCATTCCATCTAAACCAGCCATTTCGCCTAAACCAACCGTACCATCCAAACCATCCATTCCACTTAAACCAGCCATTCCGCCTGAACCAACCGTACCTTCCAAACCTCCAAGTTCCACTCAATCTAATTTTGGGCTGGTAGATTTGTTAAACTCATGTCCATCGTATTCCAACCTCTCACAATTGGACAGAATAGAAAGGAAGGTTGATTTAGGATTGAACATGATGGAAAAAATGGCAGCATGTATTAATCTTGTTTTAAATCAGGTGTATGCAAATGGACCCACAGTACCAAGAAATTTTGCATTAGATAAAGTTAACACGGAGGAAGCTCTCAACAAGTTGGATAGTGACCTTCAGGAAGGAAATTACATGGCAGAATTGGTGAACGACATGACGCACATGTTGAAAAATATTAGCGATTTTAACAAAAGATTAAGCATTCTGATGGATCATGTTTTTgagaaggattttttaaaaaaatgtagctGGACTGGGAGAGgattaaattgttcaaaaattTCTGTAAGAAAATATTCTGCAATTttaaagttatttaaaatagtCGGGGGAAACGAAGTTTCCAAACTTACGGACGATCAAGttgaaaatttttttattaaaaaactttATAATATTAAGCCAGTTGGACAATTAACGGTTAAGAAACGACGACTATCGGACACTGAAGGAGAATAA
- the LOC118512157 gene encoding uncharacterized protein LOC118512157 produces MYEEIYLHELDTGMAESAEYEEEWISFTDEEDEEEVDAEQHVFKDDDEANRNNTFSKKLQLWALSHRITHAALNDLLEIVQETTEYYVPKDARTFLKTPVGVGKQIASVAGGQLWYQGIQNTLQYHFRTGKLPVDRISVNLFVDGLPLHHSGPTQLWPIMMQPHELPEEPIMVLGIFCGSSKPDNVEDYLRPLVSDLNNILETGIIIHSKKITISLRAIIADTPARAFIKGVAYFNAANGCIKCKIVGRHGKRTRRMIFEGVAAKRTDAGFRSGQYAIGHQRRPTPIADITGLDIIKHIPVSDDLHLLYSGFMKLFVVGHAEGTLSSFPKWTLEEQEEVSTILLKTRLPVEINRAMRSLKYVKFWKGSEFRTFLNHISIPLLKGRIHDDAYHHFKLFYVAITLLSSSHFKSLWDYAETLLEKIVAEFSLHYHKSYITSNIHNILHIAEDVREIGPLPTISSYPFENRLQFIKSLVQTGRRTLAQVVNRLTELRELENKHNKTNISYPIVKHKKVEVIFNITSKFMLRQGNRNGWFLTKENEIIRYSSVKQVSGSYVIEGQQLLRKQAAFSYPIASETVYNFLGKLEDISGSGRIK; encoded by the exons ATGTATGAAGAGATATATTTGCATGAGCTTGATACTGGCATGGCTGAGAGTGCAGAGTACGAAGAGGAATGGATATCGTTTACggatgaagaagatgaagaggaAGTTGATGCTGAGCAGCATGTGTtcaaggatgatgatgaagccaACCGGAACAACACGTTTTCCAAAAAATTACAATTGTGGGCACTATCTCATCGAATAACACATGCTGCTTTGAACGATTTATTGGAGATAGTTCAGGAAACTACGGAATATTATGTTCCTAAAGATGCCCGGACTTTCTTGAAGACTCCCGTTGGCGTTGGCAAACAAATTGCTTCGGTGGCAGGTGGACAGTTATGGTATCAGGGGATTCAAAACACTCTGCAATACCATTTCAG AACCGGAAAGCTTCCCGTGGATAGAATTTCAGTCAACTTATTCGTAGATGGGTTACCGCTTCATCATAGTGGACCGACACAATTATGGCCCATTATGATGCAGCCTCACGAGCTACCGGAGGAGCCTATAATGGTGTTAGGTATTTTCTGTGGCTCGTCGAAACCAGACAACGTAGAAGATTATTTACGTCCTCTAGTGAGCGATTTAAATAACATTCTGGAAACCGGAATCATCATCCACAGCAAAAAGATTACCATAAGCCTCAGAGCCATCATCGCTGATACTCCTGCTCGAGCGTTTATTAAAG GAGTGGCCTATTTCAACGCTGCAAATGGCTGTATTAAGTGTAAAATTGTGGGTCGACATGGCAAACGTACTCGCAGAATGATTTTTGAAGGCGTAGCAGCTAAAAGGACTGATGCAGGGTTTAGAAGCGGGCAATACGCTATTGGGCATCAAAGGCGACCTACACCTATAGCGGATATTACAGGTTTAGACATTATTAAGCACATACCTGTATCGGACGATCTCCACCTACTATATTCCGGATTCATGAAGTTATTCGTGGTAGGTCATGCAGAAGGAACTTTGTCTTCGTTTCCCAAGTGGACGttagaagaacaagaagaggTTTCGAccattttattaaaaactcgTTTGCCAGTAGAAATTAATAGGGCTATGAGATCGCTTAAATATGTAAAATTTTGGAAGGGGTCTGAATTTCGCACTTTCTTAAACCATATTAGCATACCATTACTGAAAGGAAGAATTCATGATGATGCCTATCATCATTTTAAGCTGTTTTACGTAGCTATTACTTTATTATCTAGTTCCCATTTTAAAAGTCTTTGGGATTATGCAGAAACACTTTTAGAAAAGATTGTCGCAGAATTTAGTTTGCATTATCATAAATCGTATATCACTAGCAACATACACAATATTTTACATATAGCTGAAGATGTACGCGAAATTGGACCCCTCCCTACAATCTCTTCGTACCCTTTTGAGAACAGATTACAATTTATAAAATCATTAGTACAGACAGGTCGTAGGACGTTAGCTCAAGTAGTAAATAGGCTAACAGAGCTTAGGGAACTAGAAAATAAGCATAATAAGACAAATATTTCATATCCAATAGTAAAACATAAGAAAGTTGAGGTTATCTTTAATATTACATCAAAATTTATGTTAAGACAAGGGAATAGAAATGGCTGGTTcctaacaaaagaaaatgaaattataagGTACAGTAGCGTTAAGCAAGTATCAGGATCATACGTTATAGAAGGACAGCAATTATTGAGGAAACAAGCTGCGTTCAGTTATCCGATTGCTTCTGAAACAGTTTATAATTTCCTAGGAAAACTAGAAGATATTTCAGGTTCAGGTAGAATTAAGTAA